The Gloeocapsopsis sp. IPPAS B-1203 region AGTGCAAAGCTGCCAATAATGAAAGTGATAAGTATTGCCAGCAATGCGGTACATTTATACCTAAACTCTACCTGTGGGCAGTAGGGTCGGGTATTGAAGAGTATCGAGTTGGAGAAATTGCCGCTGAGCGGTATTTGCTGAAAAGTAAGCGACTATTTCTTGACACCAAGCCAGGCTTACCACCGGAAACACAGCAGTATGAAATTACGACCGCAACAAAACCCTATTTAAGGTTAATTCCCTACCGCCTTCAGGTTCCTCAAGTATATGGTTTTTTGCCAGGACAGGCTAATTCTGACATATTCTTGTTAGAAGCACCGGTTTATTCTCAAGCAACACCTCTGGCAGGACAATTGCTACCAACGCTATATGATGCTTGGCAAGATGCACGTCACTACGACAATTACATTGGCTGTGGCAAATTGCGCAACTGTGGCAACCTCTCAGCAGTGAAGGAGTCGTGTCTAGTTTACTGGATCTACAGCTACTGCGTGTGGAAGGCTCTTTGGTACGATTATTGCAACTGCGAGCAGATCAGAATTCTCAACCAACCCTAGCCGACTTAGGTCAGTTATGGCTAGAGTTAGTAGACCAGGCACGACCAAATATTGTTGAGTTTCTCAATCAATTATGCTGTTCTATGTTGAAGGGAGTCTTAAGTACAGATGCTCTTGTGACAGCATTGGATCGAGGTATTACTGAACTAGGGCGATCGCAAGCTCGAAAATTAGTTATTAGCACTTACACAGATCCTGGACCTACTCGGCAACGCAATGAAGATGCATGTTACCCTGCCAGTGGTAATACAATAACATCACCAAAACCAGCACTAGTGATAGTTTGTGATGGAATCGGTGGTCATGAAGGAGGTAATGTTGCTTCGCAGTTGGCAGTAGATGTATTACAACAAGTCAAACAACTGCCATTAGATGATATCAACTTAGATGCCACAGCACTTACTAACGACTTAGAACGTTTTGTCCGACTTGCTAACGATCGCATTAGCCAGCGCAACGACAACGAACATCGCTTTGGTCGTCAGCGTATGGGAACTACACTAGTTATGGCAGTAGAGCGTGCGCATGAAATGTATATTACGCACGTAGGAGACAGTCGCGCTTACTGGATTACTCGCACAGGTTGCCATCAATTGACCTTAGATGATGATGTGGCTTCTCGTGAGGTACGTTTGGGCTATTCACTTTATCGCAATGCTTTAGCACAAGCATCGTCTGGTTCTTTGGTACAAGCTCTAGGAATGAGCTCTTCAACAGCGTTACATCCAACTGTACAACGGTTTGTACTTGATGAAGACTGTATTTTTTTGCTATGTTCTGATGGTTTAAGCGACTACGATCGCATAGAAGAATATTGGGATACCGCAATTTTACCTGCCATCAATGGCAATATTCAGGAAGCAGATGCTGTTGCACGATTAGTTGAAATTGG contains the following coding sequences:
- a CDS encoding protein phosphatase 2C domain-containing protein; the encoded protein is MSSLLDLQLLRVEGSLVRLLQLRADQNSQPTLADLGQLWLELVDQARPNIVEFLNQLCCSMLKGVLSTDALVTALDRGITELGRSQARKLVISTYTDPGPTRQRNEDACYPASGNTITSPKPALVIVCDGIGGHEGGNVASQLAVDVLQQVKQLPLDDINLDATALTNDLERFVRLANDRISQRNDNEHRFGRQRMGTTLVMAVERAHEMYITHVGDSRAYWITRTGCHQLTLDDDVASREVRLGYSLYRNALAQASSGSLVQALGMSSSTALHPTVQRFVLDEDCIFLLCSDGLSDYDRIEEYWDTAILPAINGNIQEADAVARLVEIGNTQNGHDNITVALVGCKVEYSEPAIPLSVTLFEDVVHFQEHDKTTKAIAYRKEQDATVNLTPSSSDKLRQSHSIKRLLLPMLLGAILLLTGGGLLAYFLLGLNRTKQPLNYPTTPSSIASPTKPPITQSITASTLSVGTLVQINRQIDLEQNPNAIAASTSQSQIAQVPTNGILKVTGRKENLEQGDLLRLKFLCVIDNTAGLDVNPNTQLQQNTLSPLIQLGQEGWIHQTTLLPSVEKTLGQTKSNSCPVSTNPATSTP